GGCCAGTGGCTTGTGGACATTGGCAGATGATTCGGGTCTGGAAGTAGATGCTCTGAATGGCGCGCCCGGCGTGCATTCCGCACGGTATGCCGGCCCACAGGCCAGCGACCAGGACCGCTATCGGCTGCTCCTGCGCAATCTGAAAGGTGTGCCAGAGGAAAGGCGGACTGCTCGCTTCCGCTGTGCCATTGCTCTCGCCTCTCCCACTGGCGAAGCCCACATCCGCGAAGGTACCTGCGAGGGGCGGATTGCCACGGAGCCTTCGGGCTCCGGCGGTTTCGGCTATGACCCAGTCTTTTATCTCCCCGAGGTGGGTTGCACTATGGCCGAGTTGCCGGCCGAGACCAAGAACCGCATCAGCCATCGCGCTCGGGCCGCCATGAAAATCCGAGAGGTGTTGACAAGACTCATCGAGCGCCAGGATTTTCCCGCCTCACCACGCCATCCCAAAATCCTATCCCCAGACGAACTCGCCCGTCGGCGTCAGGATTGGCGCGCCGAGGGTCTGACTTTCGTGCTCACCAATGGCGTATTTGATCTGCTGCACGTTGGCCACGTACGCTACTTGCAGGCAGCGCGACGGCTCGGCGACGTGCTTGTCGTTGGACTGAATAGCGACGCCTCTGCACAGGCCATCAAGGGTCCTGGCCATCCCGTCCAACCACAGGATGAACGGGCCGAGATACTGGCTGCCCTATCATGCGTGGACTACGTGGTCATCTTCGACCAGCCAACCGCAGAACAATTGGTCGAATCGCTTCAGCCCGATGTCTACGTGAAGGGCGGCGATTACGCCGGCTGGGAAGAGCATGTGACAGGCAAGGGTTTGCCCGAGGGGCCCATTGT
The nucleotide sequence above comes from Chloroflexota bacterium. Encoded proteins:
- a CDS encoding XTP/dITP diphosphatase; this encodes MKLLIATGNPGKAREYAALLAGLDVTLVLPSDLGLLEEVEESGLSYAQNALRKAMTYARASGLWTLADDSGLEVDALNGAPGVHSARYAGPQASDQDRYRLLLRNLKGVPEERRTARFRCAIALASPTGEAHIREGTCEGRIATEPSGSGGFGYDPVFYLPEVGCTMAELPAETKNRISHRARAAMKIREVLTRLIERQDFPASPRHPKILSPDELARRRQDWRAEGLTFVLTNGVFDLLHVGHVRYLQAARRLGDVLVVGLNSDASAQAIKGPGHPVQPQDERAEILAALSCVDYVVIFDQPTAEQLVESLQPDVYVKGGDYAGWEEHVTGKGLPEGPIV